In Equus caballus isolate H_3958 breed thoroughbred chromosome 26, TB-T2T, whole genome shotgun sequence, the following are encoded in one genomic region:
- the KRTAP25-1 gene encoding keratin-associated protein 25-1 yields the protein MSSNIYCSGNYNFHSLGSYCHTPVNSSTALYFTGVNCGDAVCLPSQNRTWLLDNLPETCSKHSSYQSSSCVPKTCEISGYSSTTYCVSRPCRATSCFPINSYLSSSRQPSMCNRPQNYLSSSCCSQNHHSYRCQQQSFIFCGYQPLNFASSTCHPLRYLSYDCQSLDYVSRNFRPLDHVSHSFQFVPYRYGSFQPACFSVGTWQSPLIRRSC from the coding sequence ATGTCATCCAACATCTACTGTTCTGGAAACTATAACTTCCACTCTCTTGGGAGTTACTGCCATACTCCTGTTAACTCATCCACTGCTCTTTACTTTACTGGTGTGAACTGTGGTGATGCTGTCTGCTTACCCAGCCAAAACAGAACGTGGCTTCTGGACAACTTGCCAGAGACTTGCAGTAAACATTCCAGCTACCAATCATCCAGTTGTGTGCCCAAAACCTGTGAAATTTCTGGCTACTCTTCCACTACGTACTGTGTCTCCAGGCCCTGCAGAGCAACCAGTTGTTTTCCCATCAATTCTTACCTCTCCAGTTCCCGTCAACCATCAATGTGTAACAGACCTCAGAACTATTTGTCCAGTAGTTGCTGTTCCCAGAACCACCACTCATATCGCTGTCAGCAGCAGAGCTTCATCTTCTGTGGGTATCAACCACTGAATTTTGCATCCAGCACCTGCCATCCTTTGAGATATCTCTCCTATGACTGTCAATCTCTAGATTATGTGTCCAGAAACTTCAGACCCCTGGACCATGTGTCTCATAGTTTTCAATTTGTTCCGTACAGATACGGCAGTTTCCAACCAGCTTGTTTTTCTGTTGGTACTTGGCAATCTCCACTTATTAGAAGATCATGCTGA
- the KRTAP26-1 gene encoding keratin-associated protein 26-1, translated as MSCHNYCSGSYSLGSLRNPCHIPLPSSIALCSTNVSCGDVVCLPSSCQDHTWLLDNCQETCNEPTSCQPASCEPSNCATSHCPSTAYYVPRPSQGTSFLPAASYVSSSYLPVSGRPLSYVSSSCRPLSLLPYISRPFGYLPCRPQPLSIVSSSLRPLHPLSVGYQPLTHVFNTCRPSCSALGGQ; from the coding sequence ATGTCTTGCCACAACTACTGCTCTGGAAGCTACAGCTTGGGATCCCTCAGAAATCCATGTCatattcctctcccctcctccattgCCCTCTGCTCTACAAATGTGAGCTGTGGAGATGTCGTCTGCTTGCCCAGTAGCTGTCAAGACCATACCTGGCTCCTGGACAACTGTCAAGAGACCTGCAATGAACCAACCAGCTGCCAGCCAGCCAGCTGTGAGCCCAGCAACTGTGCAACTTCTCACTGCCCCTCCACTGCTTACTATGTGCCCAGACCGAGCCAAGGAACCAGTTTTCTTCCTGCTGCTTCTTACGTCTCTAGCTCCTACCTCCCAGTATCCGGTAGACCTCTGAGCTATGTGTCCAGCAGCTGCCGACCCCTGAGCCTCCTCCCTTATATATCCCGCCCTTTTGGTTATTTGCCCTGTCGTCCTCAACCACTTAGCATTGTGTCCAGCAGCCTCAGACCTCTGCATCCTCTCTCCGTTGGATACCAACCTCTGACCCACGTGTTCAACACTTGTCGtccatcttgctctgcactgggaGGCCAGTAG
- the KRTAP24-1 gene encoding keratin-associated protein 24-1: MHSGSMSLLGYPGDCSGTSYRTHCYVPVTSSVALCSSDVSPTFGICLPSSYQGNLWLLDNCQETYGEAPSCDSPSCEPKICTTSCDPSNSCVPCNSPTVGKVCNACETTNIGPSPSCSPCTQTKGYVSNCYTSSQCTSKACQTISNGFKCCGQLNCLSKNFRPLNHCRLGSLGYRSYQNLGFIPSGFSPSCHITSRCQSQNYLTRNCQYPCYGPISCQPLSYFSRNFRSLSCIPSTFPPLRYLCSGCRSLNYY; encoded by the coding sequence ATGCACTCGGGTTCCATGTCTCTTCTGGGCTATCCTGGGGATTGCAGTGGCACATCCTACAGAACTCACTGTTACGTCCCTGTGACTTCTTCTGTTGCTCTTTGCTCCAGTGATGTAAGCCCTACCTTCGGGATCTGCTTACCCAGTAGCTACCAAGGAAATCTATGGCTTCTGGACAACTGCCAAGAAACCTATGGTGAAGCACCAAGCTGCGACTCTCCCAGCTGTGAGCCCAAGATCTGCACCACAAGTTGTGACCCATCCAACTCCTGTGTGCCCTGCAACTCTCCAACGGTGGGAAAAGTATGCAATGCCTGTGAAACTACCAACATTGGACCCAGCCCCAGCTGCAGCCCATGCACTCAGACCAAGGGGTATGTATCCAATTGCTACACATCCAGCCAATGTACATCTAAAGCTTGCCAGACCATCAGCAATGGCTTCAAATGCTGTGGACAACTTAACTGCTTATCCAAGAATTTCCGACCCCTAAACCACTGCAGATTGGGTAGTTTGGGGTATAGAAGCTACCAAAATCTTGGCTTCATACCCAGTGGCTTCTCACCATCATGTCATATCACCAGCAGATGCCAATCCCAAAATTATTTAACAAGAAATTGCCAATACCCATGTTATGGGCCCATAAGCTGCCAACCGCTGAgctatttttctagaaatttccgGTCTCTGAGCTGTATACCAAGTACCTTCCCTCCTCTGAGGTATTtatgcagtggttgcagatctCTGAATTACTATTGA